Proteins from a single region of Bacteroidota bacterium:
- a CDS encoding pentapeptide repeat-containing protein — protein MALAGRPQKSKYQVGDIVYFLNNAKGISSSVIKIQSAVTDPFNDNAGVQENLYNLEGFSKLFSEQELFDSMNALIYNIKGDYLNKFQGLVVVSGDYEIVNSNFSFLDLSNSVFESLNLENCNFENSNLSNVKFDWSNLSNSSFKNAILFQVSFTDASILNANFIGTKLTGATMPANFESKQDFKAAIGEDNWDPVTTIWIDGLPIGN, from the coding sequence ATGGCTTTAGCAGGCAGACCACAAAAATCCAAATACCAGGTAGGAGATATTGTATATTTCCTTAATAATGCAAAGGGCATTTCATCCTCTGTAATAAAAATACAAAGTGCGGTTACAGATCCGTTTAATGACAATGCAGGAGTTCAGGAGAATTTATATAATCTGGAAGGATTCAGTAAATTATTTTCTGAGCAAGAATTATTTGACAGTATGAATGCCTTAATTTACAACATTAAAGGTGATTATTTGAATAAATTTCAAGGTTTAGTGGTGGTCTCAGGTGACTATGAAATAGTAAATTCTAATTTCTCCTTTCTGGATTTATCAAATTCTGTATTTGAATCTCTTAACTTAGAGAATTGTAATTTTGAAAACTCAAATCTTTCCAATGTAAAATTTGATTGGAGTAATTTGTCGAATAGTTCTTTTAAAAATGCAATATTATTTCAAGTTTCATTTACTGATGCAAGTATCTTAAATGCGAATTTTATTGGAACTAAATTAACAGGTGCGACAATGCCTGCAAACTTTGAAAGTAAACAGGATTTTAAAGCAGCAATTGGTGAAGATAATTGGGATCCAGTTACAACGATTTGGATAGACGGATTACCGATAGGAAATTAG